The genomic region GacctgggaggcttgttagaacctcccaCTCCCTACGCAACTTTATTGGAACTCCTATACAAGCACAAtgtacatgaaacacaatcacagtatTAAGCAGCGTGTTTCAGGACACTacactactagagaggggtcgttgatccagggatttattctgattgcctgattggagtcgggaaggaatttttttcccctaaagtggggaaaattggcttctacctcagttttttttccttcctctggatcaacttgcaggagaacaggccgaactggatggatggagggctttttttcggccttataaacttaGTATTCGCAACAGGAagcattgaccacaactctctggacacggtccttcagcaaattttcaatccaattacaaactatactttctaaacctatagaccttattttacctattaaacacCTATGAGTGACAGTATGCAAAATCCAAGAGCAGtgcatccacagccacccctctgtccggGCCTCCACTCAAAAACTTCTGGTCTATTAACTATGCCAAAGAATTCTCATATAGTACCTTGTTTTTAGTTCCCGTGAGTCTTATTTTATcctatttacagtcttttgtgtgtcattttataaaataaattggCTTTTGCACCAAACCTATATTTGTGAAGGGCTTTTGGAGCTGGTCTGGCTGCCATTGCATGTCCGTAAAAGGAGATATGACTTTCGGGATGCAAATGATTTATGAAGGTTTTCTACCAAAGCTTTTAGGCTCAAAGTACCAGGTAAATCCAGGCATGGTTCAGTGcttcaaagaaaaaaatgtgggggttcagcccgcacaacccctagcaggtgcagattgctatggcgaaatacagatacaaacgcaaaaacacatgttaaatgaggcattggtgtacattgtggccaaagcgtaataagccactcaccacgtcaaggtcgcctccatgagtggtccctaacactagttcctacctgtttatgggccatgactgtccctggactttgtgtggctgtcatggcccataacaggtaggaactagtgttagggaccactcatggaggcgaccttgacgtggtgagtggcttattacgctttggccaaaatgtacaccaatgcctcactcaacatccagcatagaggcagggcagagtgctggttcaGTGCTTGCCCCGTATCTCGCAACAGGCATGTACCTTCTGTGTGGATGCAGTTCTTCTGTCGTTTCACATATTTGAAATAAATCCTTAGTTTTTTCAAGAAATCTGTATCATTTCTTATTCAGTACTTTcattgtgtgctttttttttttagcttcttaaaggggttttccaccttTTTTATATTGAAGACCGATCCCCTGGACAGGCCAATATCGGATCAACAGTCTAAGGAAGCCACTGGCGCTGGAAACAAAAATCAAAAAAGGTGGGAAACCATTTTAGGCTACTTACAGTGTCTGTGCACTTAGAACAAAAAGTTTTGATATTGGTGGGTATCCAAATGCTGAGACCCTCACTGATCGCTAGAACAAGGAGACAGAAGGTCTGGAGACAAACTCACAGGGGCACAATTATCATGATGATTTGCGCCTGTTTTGGTCGTATTTCATGTGTGTTGGGCAGACATTTCtctttggggtactttcacactagcgttattcttttccggtattgaaatccggtaaagggtctcaatacctgaaaaaaaaaacgcatcagttttgtcctaatgcattctgaatggaaagcaatccattcagtatgcatcaggatgtaccttgtacggtatttgaccgtaaaatcccggaacaataccgcacttgccggatccgacattaatttCAATAGACATGTATTAATAGCGGATCCGGTACCCAGTGTTTTGGAAATTGCCGCATCgccgggatataggaggagctagtttcgcttttgatctttgaatACTGGATCTGATATTCCGGATGATCCGgatcaggaaaaaaaaagctATCCGATTGTATACGGCTTgccgtaactgcctgccggattctagcaacgctagtgtgaaagtacccttagggctcattcacacgaccgtgtgaagcccgttgcCGTATTTGCGTATCTGCAAtaaacgggcaccgttccgtggccattctgcatcacggatgtggacccattcatttcaatgggtccgcaaatcctgaGATGCGGAACTGTGCGTAACGGAAGAACAgaatggaacactacggaagcattacggagtgctttctggggttccgttccgtgcttccgcaccgcaaaaaagataggacttgctctatctttttgcggaacagaaggatcgcggacccattcaagtgaatgggtctgtgatccccaatgcgcctgccccacggacagtgCCAAGTGCAATTTGCGGGGCTTCGCACGTTCGTTATGATTGCAACATAAGATTTTAGATGGTATTTGTGCGTGTTTGTTTTTTACGTTTGTTTCGTTGATGGGGCTTAGTGTTCTTTCACTGGCAGAGTGTGATTTATgtatttacaacttttttttacctaTCAATGTGATTTATAAAAGTGGTGTATGTTGCTTCTCCTAGATCTTTTTATGAATGCGGCTTTTCAGTTTATGTTTcgactttttaaaatatatttgcgtCTTTCAAAAATGCGACTTTCTAATACACCACATTTGCGACTGTCTAAATGCACAGCGGCCATAAATGACACATGAAAATTACGACACAACTATATAATGGGACCCGCgccctatatcgagaacggggccccgcaagtgaaggagggcgcacccgTTCATTtgctatggggccggcgaaaatagccgagtgctgtcagccccacagaaatgaatgggagcgtggGCCGAGCAggcgcggtgtgctcccattcacttctatggggagccggcttggtggtggccggaccggagtcctccagccaccaccttgcggggctccgttctccatataagtgggacacgcacctataagacaatgtgggcatatcctagcgatatgcccccattgtccatgatgagacgacccctttaatgtctaTACACGTAGAATCCTCTTATGtgacttgtttttttgttttgttttttattgtagAGTGTCACCATGAGGCTATCGTTTATTAAGCTGGGGAGCGTTGTCCTTCTAGGTGCGGGTTTTGCCGTACTTCTATTTATCATGCATCGAGGTGAAGATAGATATGAACCACCCACTCGGAACAAAACGGAACATAAACCTGTCCTTCCATCCCGCCTCACTGTTTCTCCGACTGAGATAGAAAATCTTGTGAGGCTCCCACAATGCCAGGAGAACAAAACGGTGGAAAGTATCAAAGATTTTTCAAAACTACCAGCACATATTCAGGATTTCATGCGGTATAGCCATTGCAGGAGCTTTCCCAAGATCCTTGACTCGCCAAACAAGTGTGGAGGTGCAGCAGCGTCAAAAGACATCTTCCTTCTACTTGCCATAAAATCTTCTCCATCTAACTACGAAAGAAGAGCTATAATCCGTCAGACATGGGGGAAGGAAACCAGTTATGGAGGTGCTCATGTGAGAAGAATTTTTATCTCTGGAACTTCAAAAAATGAGGGTGAAGACGAACATTTAAGACAACTTCTGAAAATTGAGAGTACAAAATATGGTGATATCCTACAGTGGGACTTTCATGACACCTTTTTTAACCTGACACTGAAACAGTTCCTATTCCACATTTGGCTGGATAAATACTGTCCAGGAGCAAACTTTATTTTTAATGGAGATGATGATGTATTTGTCAACATCTTTAATGTCGTCACCTACCTACGTAGTTATGAAGCAGATAGGCACCTTTTTGTAGGTCAGCTGGTAGAGCATGTTGGACCTATTCGTGATTCTGGAAGCAAATATTATGTACCAGAACAACTTACTACTTCTACCTACCCAAGTTACTGTGCAGGTGGAGGAATTGTCATGTCCAGTTATACTGCCCATGCCATCCACAATCAATCTCAGGACATCCAGTTCTTCCCTATTGATGATGTTTATCTAGCCATGTGTCTTGCAAAGGCTGGCCTTGTCCCAACCTCACACACGGGCATGAGGACAGGGGGAGTGCAAGAACCTCACGCCAAACAGGATTCATACAATCCTTGTTATTATAAAGAACTTTTAGTGGTTCATCGTTTTATACCATATCAGATGTTAGTCATGTGGAAGGCAATTCAAGATCCTCATCTTAAATGCGCCAAGACATTTTTCatgtagggtactttcacactagtgttattcttttccggtattgaaatccggtaaagggtctcaataccggggaaaaaaaaGCATTCGTTTTgtcttaatgcattctgattggaaagcaatccgttcagtatgcacgGATGTCTTCTATTCCCTCCCTTGTACGGTATATTTTCCGGCCAAAATCCCGTAACACTTCCGCACTTGCCGgttctggcattaatttccatagcgatgtattaatgccggattcggtaccaagtgttccggaaattgccgcgTTGACTGATCCAGTTTtcgggtctgcgcatgcgccgggacctaggaggagctatttttgcttttgatcttggaaaaaaatattaaatactaTATCCGGATGATACCagatgagacggatccggtatatcACCGGTTCCATCTAACGCAGGGATggtcaacctgaggctctccagctgttgcaaaactacaactcccatcatgcccggacagtctacagctatcagcctacagcagggcatggtgggagttgtggttttacaacagctggagagccgcaggttggccatgcctgatctaacggatccggaaaaaacagtTCCATTTGCATACGGTTtgcccggcaggcagttctgttaaGAGGTTAATATACTGTTAATATAATCCACTATAAATAGTGGAGAAACTGTACGATAAAAGTATTTATatcatatgtttatttattttctgttttgtttttcatttaaaaaaaatataaattaccgtatatactcgagtataagacgagttttttggcacatatttttgtgctcaaaaagccccctcgtcttatactcgagtctcgatttggccgacccgaaaatgccactgcagcgagcggcccggccggcgcgtgactgacgtcacttagtaacgctcctgcttcctgaagtgggaggagcgttactaagtgatgtcagtcacgcgccggccggccagccagctcccgctcgctgcagtgcattcatcgtgacagtgagtacagccggacctgttatcaataggagagagattgtttgttTTACACAGGAGTAACACTTTAACTGTCTTTGCGTGTATGTGCACAGTTTAGGACAcaaggggacacatagggccatgagggggaccagcataagatgctatatgtcttatgctgcccccccccccctcatggccctatgtgtcatagcacatatcccctataacagcgtcctccacagatccaccccataacagtgccatccacaggtccccataagtgtcctccacagatcccccataacactgtcctccacagatccaccccataacagtgccatccacaggtccccataagtgtcctccacagatcccccataacactgtcctccacagatccaccccataacagcgtcctccacagatccaccccataacagtgccatccacaggtccccataagtgtcctccacagatcccccataacagcgtcctccacagatccaccccataacagcgtcctccacagatccaccccataacagtgccatccacaggtccccataagtgtcctccacagatcccccataacactgtcctccacagatccaccccataacagtgccatccacaggtccccataagtgtcctccacagatcccccataacactgtcctccacagatccaccccataacagcgtcctccacagatccaccccataacagtgccatccacaggtccccataagtgtcctccacagatcccccataacagcgtcctccacagatccaccccataacagcgtcctccacagatccaccccataacagtgccatccacaggtccccataagtgtcctccacagatcccccataacattgtcctccacagatccaccccataacagcgtcctccacagatccaccgcataacagtgccatccacaggtccccataagtgtcctccacagatcccccataacactgtcctccacagatccaccccataacagcgtcctccacagatccaccccataacagtgccatccacaggtccccataagtgtcctccacagatcccccataacactgtcctccacagatccaccccataacagtgccatccacaggtccccataagtgtcctccacagatgccccataacactgtcctccacagatccaccccataacagtgccatccacgggtccccataagtgtcctccacagatcccccataacactgtcctccacagatccaccccataacagtgccatccacaggtccccataagtgtcctccacagatcccccataacactgtcctccacagatccaccccataacagtgccatccacaggtccctataagtgtcctctacagatcccccataacactgtcctccacagatccaccccataacagtgccatccacaggtcaccata from Bufo gargarizans isolate SCDJY-AF-19 chromosome 9, ASM1485885v1, whole genome shotgun sequence harbors:
- the LOC122919843 gene encoding N-acetyllactosaminide beta-1,3-N-acetylglucosaminyltransferase 3-like, with amino-acid sequence MIVDGWRDRLPSIEDEDPDNQQNLSLPSEDDTYYQSVTMRLSFIKLGSVVLLGAGFAVLLFIMHRGEDRYEPPTRNKTEHKPVLPSRLTVSPTEIENLVRLPQCQENKTVESIKDFSKLPAHIQDFMRYSHCRSFPKILDSPNKCGGAAASKDIFLLLAIKSSPSNYERRAIIRQTWGKETSYGGAHVRRIFISGTSKNEGEDEHLRQLLKIESTKYGDILQWDFHDTFFNLTLKQFLFHIWLDKYCPGANFIFNGDDDVFVNIFNVVTYLRSYEADRHLFVGQLVEHVGPIRDSGSKYYVPEQLTTSTYPSYCAGGGIVMSSYTAHAIHNQSQDIQFFPIDDVYLAMCLAKAGLVPTSHTGMRTGGVQEPHAKQDSYNPCYYKELLVVHRFIPYQMLVMWKAIQDPHLKCAKTFFM